Part of the Pomacea canaliculata isolate SZHN2017 linkage group LG11, ASM307304v1, whole genome shotgun sequence genome is shown below.
TATAGGGACCGAAATCCTGCCAGACACCTCTAAACAGAGGCAGTGTGTCCACAAAGCCTGTcgcctttttttcaaattccgGCAACATGTCACAGGCTTTCATGGCATTGTACAAAACGGGAAAGTCAATCCGCCTGGAGTGGTGGGCAATCAGTGTTACAGGCTCGTCCCCTAGAAACTCCAGAAACTCGGACAAGGCCTGGCGTATGCGTAATGTAGGAAGCTGAACGCCATTTCGATACAAATTGTCCCCTTGGACAGAATACTTAAAGATCTCTTGAACCCAATAACTAATTTCCCTTTTCGGCAGGACATATTTGTTGAAGTATTCCTCATTTACAGGTACATCCAAACGTGATGCAGAGATCCGAAGTATATGGCATTCATTTTCTGCAACAGACATAGACAATAGATGTAAAACACACAAGAAACTGTACTACCCTAAGGGGTAACACAACTTTGAACTGTGATTGGTCAGTATTGTAAAGTTTGTTCCATATTTTCTCGCGGTAACTAGGCACAAAACTAAGTCTAGGTAAGTGTATTTTCCGGCCATGGCAAGCAATTACTGtgatacatatatttatacaaggGAAACCATATTTTAATGGTTTATCCACGAATTTATTCACACTTACAACGAGTGCTGGTCTCTCAAGTTGTTATTTGAAACAGAAGATAAAAAACGTTCCTATTCCAGTCCGTTTAACCAACTCCAAGGGGGAAAAATTCAataagatgttaaaaaaattaaactcagAATAAATTCTGCATTTATATAGATAAAAATGGTTTCATTTTGCAGCTCTTAAATCGATTGTTTATGAAAGGCAAAACACATATAATGACTTACCCAGCCCAGTGATTCCAAGATCAAAGACCACCTGTCGCGTCAGAGGAACAGGTCTTTGTTTTGGAACAGGTACCGCACGTGGGATGCCACTTGGTCCTGCCGGACAACAGAGTTTATTTTACCACAGAACTGTTTTAAATTCCACAAAATGTACCAGTAACGGCCTCGTCACATTTCAATAGAGATTTAATTAAGCAACTATTATGAGTATATTTGTAGTGTTATTACCTAAAGttgttaatttttatcaaaCTTTGTCTTCGTAACATAATTACTCTGGTTAATACAATATAATGATGATCAGATTTGTAGGAGAACAATGAGCTATTTTGGATTGCGAGATTCCCGGTTTCAAAATCATCAAGgtcagaaaaattaaagacacaTTTTCTGATTCTGATTTGCGAGAGAACAAGTGTCtcgttaaaaattgttttgtgtttaccACAATTTTTGTATGCTGTCATACGACTCGAGTTTCTTACCTGCTGCTCCATCGGAGTTATTGCTCTGTTCAGATGCCATTGTCGAGGTCGGAATGTTTGGTTGACCTTCTCCTTGCGATGATGTTGCCATTTCAAGAAACTCTAAGTTAGAAAGCATACTAACATTACTGATCTACCccaaaaacaattttccttacattttttttggtagacatataatttgatttatttccatgcagacTTTGACTAAACATTCTTGAAGattacacataaatacaagaaaacCACATATTGAtactaaactttaaaataacacCCGAAATGAGCTGAGAAATGTGAAATAGAAATACGATCTACAAATGCGTCaatgaaataatgtttatagCAAATTCCTTTAAAATCAGACatcataataacaaaattacaataaaatgttaattgcTATATTCATAGATGTTAATATGTATATTTCATGTCAGACGGATAATTGTCAGAACCCATaattaagaaagtaaaaagtaaaatgtcatCCTCAGTTGAAAGGAAAAGGAGTGATATCGTCGTCTATTGAAAACATGAATAGTTTTCATTTCCCAATAAACGCCTTTATTCCCTTTGTACGTCTTTACAaagaacaggaaagaaaaacgcGACCTAGATTCATGACTTGGGGTTGTCTCCCTCCCCATCATGACGTGGCATTAATCTTATGAGTGGGTGGTTCGACACCTCAGATGACCTCtcataaaaaagttaaaagctaACAAGCTAACAAAAAACTACAAATCAGTAAGGCTATTCGTCTACCTGTTCGATCAAACGAGATTTTACGATCCATATGAATAAGGAGTCTTCTCTTTGAAAAAGTGAATAAGAATGCTGACATTGTGACAGTGATACGTGGCAGATGTCCGCCATGTTTAATTACCTAAGAACATTTCTTGAATGTaatctttctattttattc
Proteins encoded:
- the LOC112575429 gene encoding uncharacterized protein LOC112575429; its protein translation is MATSSQGEGQPNIPTSTMASEQSNNSDGAAGPSGIPRAVPVPKQRPVPLTRQVVFDLGITGLENECHILRISASRLDVPVNEEYFNKYVLPKREISYWVQEIFKYSVQGDNLYRNGVQLPTLRIRQALSEFLEFLGDEPVTLIAHHSRRIDFPVLYNAMKACDMLPEFEKKATGFVDTLPLFRGVWQDFGPYRLRTLYGKLFPREEQNISNVMVLKTLVGHPDVTDEAVSKHSFDFTYVAQAAKRSFEKKSNLPSWKPLITSRFVSKSMAQRAAASGLAVHHLLLAYEWGEEQGVLDVLTEITSDGKPRVTKDKKVLEKIVSFITKGSFDDEQENESLEDEDDFYQN